The proteins below come from a single Hyphomicrobium denitrificans ATCC 51888 genomic window:
- a CDS encoding TIGR01459 family HAD-type hydrolase translates to MTAIPVLQSIAPLAATADLWFVDIWGVMHNGVRPYASSVAACEAFRQQGGTILLVTNSPRPRESVARQLDGIGVARSAYDGIVSSGDVSRSLIEDWAGEPILHIGPERDLPVFANLQATPGAGVADAVVAVCTGLYDDEKETPADYAEMLAKLKARDIPMICANPDQKVERDGRLIYCAGAIARAYKALGGIVSYAGKPFQPIYDLALEIGSDTRGKSIAKDRVLAIGDGVSTDIAGASNFGIRSVFIASGVDVNANENVGAAAARLFANSSAQPIAVMNGFNW, encoded by the coding sequence ATGACTGCAATTCCGGTTCTGCAATCGATCGCACCGCTCGCTGCAACGGCGGATCTTTGGTTCGTCGATATCTGGGGCGTCATGCACAACGGCGTGCGCCCCTATGCGTCTTCCGTCGCCGCATGCGAAGCATTCCGGCAGCAAGGCGGCACGATTCTCCTCGTCACCAACTCGCCGCGCCCGCGCGAAAGCGTTGCCCGCCAGCTCGACGGCATCGGAGTCGCGCGCTCCGCCTACGACGGTATCGTCAGCTCCGGCGATGTCTCGCGCAGCCTCATCGAAGATTGGGCGGGCGAGCCGATCCTCCACATCGGCCCCGAACGTGATTTGCCGGTATTCGCCAACTTGCAGGCAACCCCCGGAGCCGGCGTCGCCGACGCGGTCGTCGCCGTCTGCACCGGCCTTTATGACGACGAGAAAGAAACGCCGGCCGATTACGCAGAGATGCTCGCAAAACTAAAGGCGCGCGACATACCGATGATCTGCGCCAATCCGGATCAGAAGGTCGAGCGCGACGGACGCCTGATCTATTGCGCCGGTGCGATCGCGCGCGCCTACAAAGCGCTGGGCGGCATCGTGAGTTACGCGGGCAAGCCGTTTCAGCCGATCTACGATCTAGCGCTCGAGATCGGCAGTGACACGCGCGGCAAATCGATAGCGAAAGACCGCGTGCTCGCGATCGGCGACGGCGTTTCAACGGACATCGCGGGCGCAAGCAATTTCGGCATTCGTTCGGTTTTTATCGCGAGCGGCGTCGACGTGAACGCGAACGAGAATGTCGGTGCCGCCGCCGCACGCCTGTTCGCGAACTCGTCAGCTCAGCCCATCGCTGTCATGAACGGCTTCAACTGGTAA
- a CDS encoding LysR family transcriptional regulator codes for MDIRQLQYLVALAREKHFTRAANACHVTQPTLSGRIRQLELELGVPIVERGQRYQGLTQEGARVLKWAQLILNNWASMHQELAHLATSDFGLTGRLALGAIPSALPMIPYLTQAVRKLHPHIDFTVMSMSSEEILRGLDDYSLDAGITYLDNEPINGLMATPLYTERYSLFVPAGHALAKEQSVTWRQAAELPLGLPTSNMQNRRIIDRAFKIAESRPNPALETNSVVNLYSSVKLMGLASIMPEYIVGIFGEDPDVQAISLTSPNVAQSVGMITADRDPVAPLIRAFREAAASFSTHGISAVQMANQKNT; via the coding sequence ATGGATATCCGTCAGCTTCAGTATCTCGTCGCGCTGGCGCGTGAAAAGCATTTCACGCGTGCCGCGAATGCCTGTCACGTCACGCAGCCAACGCTCTCGGGCCGCATCCGGCAGCTCGAGCTTGAGCTCGGCGTTCCGATCGTCGAGCGCGGTCAGCGGTATCAGGGGCTGACGCAGGAAGGCGCCCGCGTTCTGAAGTGGGCGCAGCTCATCCTGAACAACTGGGCGTCGATGCATCAGGAGCTGGCGCATCTCGCGACTAGCGATTTCGGGTTGACCGGAAGGCTGGCGTTAGGCGCCATTCCCTCGGCGCTGCCGATGATCCCCTACCTGACCCAGGCGGTCAGAAAGTTGCACCCGCATATCGACTTCACCGTGATGTCGATGAGTTCCGAGGAAATCCTACGGGGCCTCGACGACTATTCGCTCGATGCGGGCATTACTTATCTCGATAATGAGCCTATCAACGGACTGATGGCGACCCCGCTTTACACTGAGCGCTACAGCCTTTTCGTTCCGGCGGGGCATGCTCTCGCGAAGGAGCAATCGGTTACCTGGCGCCAAGCGGCGGAGCTGCCGCTCGGCCTTCCGACGTCGAACATGCAGAACCGGCGGATCATCGACCGGGCTTTCAAGATTGCGGAGAGTCGTCCGAACCCGGCATTAGAGACGAATTCGGTCGTTAATCTCTATTCGAGCGTCAAATTGATGGGTCTCGCGAGCATCATGCCGGAATACATCGTCGGCATTTTCGGAGAAGACCCGGACGTGCAGGCCATTTCGCTGACCTCGCCCAATGTCGCGCAAAGCGTCGGCATGATCACCGCCGACCGCGATCCTGTTGCTCCGCTTATTCGCGCTTTCCGGGAAGCGGCCGCGTCCTTTTCGACGCATGGGATTTCTGCGGTGCAGATGGCAAACCAGAAAAATACTTAA
- a CDS encoding SDR family oxidoreductase codes for MYMDRVSTSADGYVTSEFAQARILITGLTATSGIDIARSFADLQARLIVHTAELSPELIELAAVLTQTAGDIRLHTQNISSADSAAAFAQTSAQAYGGLDAAVNMASISSDELAAVKRDSDLEMLITEKLSPLAQLTRIVANRMNLVLSEGLILNVLKMPRPTSARDTAVAGYARTALAAMTANEAQGWAGQGIRINAVGPCVVGDSGFNDGAVLTNEPDVATLALYLASHRGRRLSGHVFDADGMAC; via the coding sequence ATGTACATGGATCGTGTCAGTACGAGTGCCGATGGGTATGTAACGAGTGAGTTCGCGCAGGCGCGCATCCTTATAACTGGTCTTACCGCAACGTCGGGCATCGACATTGCGCGTTCGTTCGCCGACTTGCAGGCGCGTCTGATCGTGCACACGGCCGAGCTTTCCCCTGAGCTGATCGAACTTGCGGCTGTTCTGACGCAGACGGCTGGCGATATTCGCCTGCATACGCAGAATATCTCGAGCGCCGACAGCGCCGCTGCTTTTGCTCAGACATCAGCGCAGGCCTATGGCGGGCTCGACGCCGCCGTCAACATGGCATCCATTTCCTCGGATGAACTCGCGGCGGTGAAGCGCGACAGCGATCTGGAAATGCTGATCACCGAGAAGCTTTCGCCGCTCGCGCAGCTGACACGCATCGTCGCCAATCGCATGAACCTGGTTCTGAGCGAAGGCCTCATCCTTAACGTCCTGAAAATGCCGCGGCCGACGAGCGCCCGCGATACGGCCGTTGCCGGCTACGCGCGCACGGCGCTGGCGGCGATGACGGCGAACGAAGCGCAGGGCTGGGCTGGCCAGGGCATCCGCATCAACGCGGTTGGGCCGTGCGTGGTCGGCGACAGCGGCTTCAATGACGGCGCAGTCCTCACGAACGAGCCCGATGTCGCGACGCTTGCGCTCTATCTCGCATCACATCGGGGGCGTCGCCTCTCGGGGCATGTCTTCGATGCCGACGGCATGGCGTGCTGA
- a CDS encoding EAL domain-containing protein, translating into MRRQDETKPSAAPATSGAAGAAGAQSAPHTPGPDVASKPDAAAEPKKESGLRDGFVLLSIVVVAAAIATMLYAQFGLPLGASIGAGVGAWMLFMLIHKQVQKSTQIAELKAELARTRFQSAKPQRPAALRGMKLSPATGAGSESRQPEFPSATTASDAAKAAAAVARSAPLGAAPHRPAANADVASTPVSAPVHGRLSVPPLRGAMPTPEQEAAETSLNDTSNDLTAMRFPASGIEAARDERSSTGGAELIRDQWSFRPRTEASAPGSPAAARSATTVEGDLELVQRKIRELADEVNFVEAARAPAKPMRPEMRSTPTTDAIEHSIGALKAAATTMRERPGGLGDFIPKSVIPEPAPSSSSPKPASLPDLGELVIPATAERIAGADHSPKKAEPELEASQHEPHHELPLPERPLVDFGMNSAPPAAPAPNSRELAQAIDTAAIDVFLAPIVTLSEHAVNHYEMTVALRTPDGTRLDSREEEFAHAGPDLAAKFDSERLQRAAALSLRMEARDKDGSLLVEVMGGSLSERAFLETIAQVYGTRPKVATQLVVLLTQRAIDAFTPSVWQAIRDMHAYGFRFALDGIEHMRTDFAALAVAGFRFIRLPSHVVFDGFTASDRFVAADEIYQRATLAGLSIIASGIADAKTQKRLLEIGVDLGQGALFGVPRQVMLTGPSNQSAAA; encoded by the coding sequence ATGAGAAGACAAGACGAAACGAAGCCTTCGGCAGCACCTGCAACATCAGGGGCGGCGGGCGCGGCGGGTGCGCAAAGCGCGCCCCATACGCCCGGCCCGGACGTCGCGTCGAAACCCGATGCGGCCGCCGAACCGAAAAAAGAGTCAGGGCTGCGAGACGGCTTCGTGCTTCTGAGCATTGTGGTCGTCGCCGCTGCGATCGCGACGATGCTTTACGCGCAGTTCGGTTTGCCGCTGGGCGCCTCGATCGGCGCGGGGGTCGGCGCCTGGATGCTGTTCATGCTGATCCACAAGCAGGTGCAGAAATCGACGCAGATCGCAGAATTGAAAGCCGAGTTGGCGCGCACACGCTTTCAAAGCGCTAAACCGCAACGCCCGGCTGCGCTTCGCGGGATGAAACTTTCGCCCGCGACCGGCGCAGGCAGCGAATCGCGCCAGCCGGAATTCCCGTCGGCCACGACCGCTTCCGATGCGGCGAAAGCTGCGGCCGCTGTCGCACGCTCCGCGCCGTTGGGTGCGGCCCCGCATCGCCCCGCCGCAAATGCAGATGTCGCGTCTACGCCCGTCTCGGCGCCCGTTCATGGCCGTTTGTCCGTGCCGCCGCTGCGCGGCGCTATGCCGACGCCAGAACAGGAGGCTGCCGAAACATCGCTGAACGACACATCGAACGATCTGACTGCAATGCGTTTCCCGGCATCGGGAATCGAAGCCGCGCGCGACGAGCGTTCGTCCACGGGCGGCGCCGAGTTGATCCGCGACCAGTGGTCGTTCCGCCCGCGCACCGAAGCCTCGGCACCGGGTTCGCCGGCCGCTGCTCGCAGCGCGACGACCGTCGAAGGTGATCTGGAACTCGTGCAGCGCAAGATTCGCGAGCTAGCCGATGAGGTGAACTTCGTCGAAGCCGCGCGCGCGCCCGCAAAACCAATGCGTCCTGAGATGCGTTCGACACCAACGACCGACGCCATCGAGCATTCGATCGGTGCGCTGAAGGCCGCTGCCACCACGATGCGCGAGCGCCCGGGCGGCCTCGGCGACTTCATCCCGAAATCCGTTATTCCGGAGCCTGCGCCGTCGTCGTCGTCGCCCAAGCCGGCGTCGCTGCCGGACCTCGGCGAGCTCGTCATTCCCGCAACGGCCGAACGTATCGCGGGCGCCGACCATAGTCCGAAAAAGGCCGAGCCCGAGCTTGAGGCATCGCAGCACGAGCCGCACCATGAATTGCCGCTTCCTGAACGGCCGCTGGTCGACTTCGGCATGAACAGCGCTCCGCCTGCTGCACCGGCGCCGAACAGTCGCGAGCTTGCTCAGGCGATCGATACCGCCGCGATCGATGTCTTCCTTGCGCCGATCGTGACGTTGTCCGAGCACGCCGTGAATCACTATGAGATGACGGTCGCGCTGCGCACGCCCGATGGCACACGTCTCGACTCGCGCGAGGAAGAGTTCGCGCACGCCGGTCCGGATCTCGCCGCCAAGTTTGACAGCGAGCGGCTTCAGCGCGCCGCAGCTCTCTCGCTTCGCATGGAAGCGCGCGACAAGGATGGTTCGCTGCTTGTCGAAGTCATGGGCGGCTCGCTGTCGGAGCGCGCTTTCCTCGAAACCATCGCGCAGGTGTACGGCACCCGCCCCAAGGTTGCGACGCAGCTCGTCGTTCTTCTGACGCAGCGCGCGATCGACGCGTTCACGCCTTCCGTCTGGCAGGCCATTCGCGACATGCACGCCTATGGTTTCCGCTTTGCGCTCGACGGCATCGAACATATGCGTACCGACTTCGCAGCGCTGGCTGTGGCGGGCTTCCGCTTCATCCGCCTGCCGTCACACGTCGTTTTCGATGGCTTCACCGCGTCCGATCGCTTCGTTGCAGCTGACGAAATCTATCAGCGTGCGACGCTCGCGGGCCTGTCGATCATCGCCAGCGGCATCGCGGATGCGAAAACGCAGAAGCGTCTTCTGGAGATCGGCGTCGATCTCGGACAGGGCGCGCTGTTCGGCGTTCCGCGGCAGGTGATGCTGACCGGACCGTCAAACCAGTCGGCCGCCGCCTGA
- a CDS encoding NAD(P)H-quinone oxidoreductase, with protein sequence MSAQTSMKAVVIKGKGGPEVLQVRDLPVPTPGAGDVLIKVAAAGVNRPDVLQRQGNYPAPKGHSELPGLEVAGLVAALGEGVNGLAVGDAVLALTPGGGYAEYAIAPALCCIRKPEALSFIDAAAIPETFFTVWHNVFERGALKAGETFLVHGGTSGIGVTAIQLAKAFGARVITTVGSDEKCEAARALGADIAINYRTQDFSEVVKTETGKRGVDVILDMVGGDYIDKNIRALADDGRLVNIAYQKGSTATIDFIRVMLKRLTITGSTLRIRSNDVKGGIARALEEKVIPLVASGKIKIPVDSTFPLADAAKAHARMESSEHIGKIVLTI encoded by the coding sequence ATGAGCGCCCAGACCTCCATGAAAGCCGTTGTCATCAAAGGAAAAGGCGGGCCCGAAGTTCTGCAGGTGCGCGACCTTCCCGTGCCGACGCCGGGCGCGGGTGACGTGCTGATCAAAGTTGCAGCGGCAGGCGTCAACCGGCCGGACGTGCTGCAGCGTCAAGGAAATTACCCGGCGCCGAAAGGCCATTCCGAGCTTCCGGGACTCGAGGTCGCGGGCCTCGTCGCGGCACTCGGAGAGGGCGTCAATGGACTTGCCGTCGGCGATGCGGTGCTCGCACTGACGCCCGGCGGCGGGTATGCGGAATATGCCATTGCGCCGGCGCTCTGCTGCATTCGCAAGCCCGAAGCCCTTTCGTTCATCGACGCGGCCGCGATCCCGGAAACGTTCTTCACGGTCTGGCACAATGTGTTCGAGCGCGGCGCGCTGAAAGCGGGCGAGACGTTTCTCGTGCACGGCGGCACGAGCGGTATCGGCGTCACGGCGATCCAGCTTGCGAAGGCGTTCGGTGCGCGCGTCATCACCACGGTCGGCTCCGACGAGAAGTGCGAGGCCGCGCGCGCGCTCGGCGCGGACATCGCGATCAATTATCGGACCCAGGATTTTTCCGAAGTCGTCAAAACCGAAACGGGCAAACGCGGCGTCGATGTCATTCTCGACATGGTCGGCGGCGACTACATCGACAAGAACATCCGCGCGCTGGCGGATGACGGACGTCTGGTCAATATCGCGTATCAGAAAGGTTCGACGGCGACGATCGACTTCATCCGCGTGATGCTGAAGCGGTTGACGATCACCGGATCGACGCTGCGCATCCGTTCGAACGACGTGAAGGGCGGCATCGCGCGCGCTTTGGAGGAAAAGGTTATTCCGCTGGTGGCGTCGGGGAAAATCAAGATCCCGGTCGACAGCACATTTCCGTTGGCGGACGCGGCGAAAGCTCACGCGCGCATGGAGTCGAGCGAACACATCGGCAAGATCGTGCTGACCATCTAA
- a CDS encoding formate dehydrogenase subunit gamma, whose product MAKKVGRSPKGDTKPEITPTTPVQIAAAAICARHGNKPDELLEIFHEMQHDLGYVPEETLPIIAKALNRSRAEIYGVLTFYHEFHRHPVGKHVVKICRAEACQSMGTDELCQHAESKLNVPLGGTTADGAVTIEQVFCLGNCALSPAVMVGEKLYGRVDPKRFDEIIAGLEKEAAE is encoded by the coding sequence ATGGCGAAAAAAGTTGGACGTTCACCAAAGGGCGATACCAAGCCCGAAATCACCCCTACGACGCCCGTGCAGATCGCGGCGGCGGCTATTTGTGCGCGTCATGGCAATAAGCCTGACGAGCTTCTCGAGATCTTTCACGAGATGCAGCACGACCTGGGCTATGTCCCGGAAGAGACGCTGCCGATCATCGCCAAGGCGCTCAATCGCTCACGCGCCGAAATCTATGGCGTTCTGACCTTTTACCATGAGTTCCATCGCCATCCGGTCGGCAAGCATGTCGTCAAGATCTGCCGCGCCGAGGCCTGTCAGTCGATGGGAACCGATGAGCTTTGCCAGCACGCCGAATCCAAGCTGAACGTGCCGCTCGGCGGCACCACGGCTGACGGCGCGGTGACGATCGAGCAGGTCTTCTGCCTCGGGAACTGCGCTCTCTCGCCGGCCGTTATGGTGGGAGAGAAGCTTTACGGCAGGGTCGATCCCAAACGGTTTGATGAAATCATCGCCGGCCTTGAGAAGGAGGCCGCGGAATGA